The following are encoded together in the Zingiber officinale cultivar Zhangliang chromosome 8A, Zo_v1.1, whole genome shotgun sequence genome:
- the LOC122012384 gene encoding aspartate aminotransferase, cytoplasmic, which yields MGIENARDQSSSPGRRLATLARHLSVGDTSLISSRGEAIDTAPTAGFHGGSVFANVAQAPEDPILGVTVAYNKDPSPMKVNLGVGAYRTEEGKPLVLNVVKKAEKMLLNNPSRVKEYLPITGLADFNKLSAKLIFGADSRAIQENRVATVQCLSGTGSLRVGAEFLARHYNERAIFIPQPTWGNHPKVFTLAGLSVKTYRYYDPKTRGLNFQGLLEDLNMAPSGAIVLLHACAHNPTGVDPTLDQWEQIRRLMRSKSLLPFFDSAYQGFASGNLDADAQSVRMFVADGGECLMAQSYAKNMGLYGERVGALSIVCESADVAVKVESQLKLVIRPMYSNPPIHGASIVATILKDREMYHEWTIELKAMANRIISMRQQLFNALSARGTPGDWSHIIKQIGMFTFTGLNKEQVSFMTREYHIYMTSDGRISMAGLNTKTIPHLADAIHAAVNRTK from the exons ATGGGGATCGAGAACGCTCGTGATCAGAGCTCCTCGCCGGGACGGAGGTTAGCTACGCTCGCAAGGCACCTCAGCGTCGGCGATACTTCTCTCATTTCGTCTCGCGGAGAAGCCATCGATACCGCGCCCACCGCTGGATTCCATGGTGGATCCGTTTTCGCCAACGTCGCCCAAGCACCGGAGGATCCGATCCTGGGG GTGACAGTTGCATATAACAAGGATCCAAGTCCTATGAAGGTAAACTTGGGAGTTGGGGCCTATCGGACTGAG GAAGGAAAACCGCTTGTGCTCAATGTCGTAAAGAAAGCCGAAAAAATGCTCCTTAATAATCC ATCTCGTGTCAAGGAATACCTCCCAATAACTGGATTGGCAGATTTCAATAAATTGAGTGCTAAACTAATATTTGGAGCTGACAG TCGTGCCATTCAAGAAAATAGGGTGGCGACGGTGCAATGCTTATCTGGTACTGGCTCGTTGAGGGTGGGAGCTGAATTTCTGGCAAGGCATTACAATGAG CGTGCAATATTTATTCCTCAACCAACATGGGGAAACCATCCAAAAGTTTTTACATTAGCAGGTCTGTCGGTGAAAACTTACCGCTACTATGATCCAAAAACAAGAGGATTGAACTTTCAAG GTTTGCTAGAAGACCTAAATATGGCTCCCTCTGGAGCTATAGTGCTCCTTCATGCATGTGCACATAATCCAACTGGTGTTGATCCTACTCTAGATCAATGGGAACAAATCCGGCGGTTAATGAGATCCAAAAGCCTGCTTCCTTTCTTTGACAGTGCTTATCAA GGATTTGCAAGTGGAAACTTGGATGCTGATGCACAATCAGTACGGATGTTTGTTGCTGATGGAGGCGAATGCCTCATGGCTCAAAGCTATGCGAAGAACATGGGTCTATATGGGGAGCGTGTTGGTGCACTAAGCATT GTCTGTGAATCTGCGGATGTGGCAGTTAAGGTTGAAAGTCAGCTGAAACTTGTGATTAGACCTATGTACTCTAATCCTCCCATTCACGGCGCTTCTATCGTTGCTACCATTCTAAAAGACAG AGAAATGTACCATGAATGGACAATTGAGTTGAAAGCCATGGCAAATCGGATAATTAGCATGCGTCAGCAGCTTTTCAATGCTTTAAGTGCTAGAG GGACACCTGGTGACTGGAGTCACATCATCAAACAGATTGGTATGTTTACTTTCACTGGGCTTAACAAAGAGCAAGTGAGCTTCATGACTAGAGAGTATCATATTTACATGACTTCTGATGG GAGGATTAGCATGGCTGGTTTGAACACCAAAACGATTCCTCATCTGGCTGATGCCATTCATGCAGCAGTCAATCGCACCAAGTGA